The Sporosarcina ureae genome includes a region encoding these proteins:
- a CDS encoding prolyl oligopeptidase family serine peptidase codes for MIIRSEKWQEIPVLHIVEESKEKEHIPVVLFFHGFTSAKEHNLHYAYNLAKQGIRVLLPEAKLHGERSESVDEFQLALSFWDIVLTSIKEADVLHDELYEKQLIGDDTPIGMGGTSMGGITTFGCLANYDWIDAASVMMGSPAFTRLAKGQISYAERGGKEIPVSQEEREQLFAALDQVDLSQNPGRLHQRPLFMWHGEQDTMVPFALTKEFYEEIQEDYEDQPELLKWMPNEQAGHAVSRPGMLAAVDWLALHLRAR; via the coding sequence ATGATTATTCGTTCAGAAAAATGGCAAGAGATCCCGGTACTTCACATCGTAGAAGAGTCAAAAGAGAAAGAACATATTCCTGTTGTACTATTTTTTCATGGATTCACTAGTGCGAAAGAACATAATTTACATTACGCATATAATCTAGCGAAACAAGGAATTCGAGTACTATTACCTGAAGCAAAACTGCACGGTGAACGCTCGGAATCAGTAGATGAATTTCAATTAGCATTAAGTTTTTGGGATATCGTATTGACTTCTATTAAAGAAGCAGATGTTTTACATGATGAACTATATGAAAAACAATTGATCGGTGATGATACACCCATTGGCATGGGGGGCACTTCAATGGGTGGAATCACGACATTCGGCTGTCTGGCGAATTACGATTGGATCGACGCAGCTTCCGTCATGATGGGCTCACCTGCATTCACGCGCCTAGCCAAAGGACAAATTTCTTACGCAGAGCGTGGCGGTAAGGAGATTCCCGTGTCTCAAGAAGAACGCGAGCAACTATTCGCAGCCCTTGACCAAGTGGATCTATCGCAAAATCCAGGCAGACTGCATCAGCGTCCACTCTTCATGTGGCACGGGGAACAAGATACGATGGTGCCGTTCGCGTTGACGAAAGAGTTTTACGAAGAAATACAAGAGGATTATGAAGATCAGCCGGAGCTATTGAAATGGATGCCTAATGAACAGGCGGGGCACGCTGTTTCACGTCCAGGGATGCTGGCAGCAGTCGATTGGCTTGCACTGCATTTGCGTGCAAGGTAG
- a CDS encoding metal-sulfur cluster assembly factor, whose protein sequence is MNTEEEIKQYLFGALENVIDPELGIDIVNLGLVYNAELLDEGVAKITMTLTSMGCPMGPQIVANIEQELMELPEVKDTVVDIIWNPPWSREKMSRYAKIALGVR, encoded by the coding sequence ATGAACACAGAAGAAGAGATCAAACAGTATTTATTTGGTGCATTGGAAAACGTCATCGACCCTGAATTGGGTATTGATATCGTCAATCTTGGATTGGTGTACAATGCGGAGTTGCTTGACGAAGGAGTCGCAAAAATTACAATGACCCTGACGTCAATGGGTTGCCCAATGGGTCCACAGATTGTAGCGAATATTGAGCAGGAGCTAATGGAACTTCCAGAGGTGAAGGATACAGTGGTAGATATCATTTGGAATCCACCATGGTCCCGCGAAAAGATGTCACGTTATGCCAAGATTGCCCTAGGCGTACGTTAA
- the rraA gene encoding ribonuclease E activity regulator RraA, whose amino-acid sequence MSVKTADLCDDFIDELQVCTVEFKSYGKHKRFSGPISTVKVFEDNVLVKEALQTIPQGHVLVVDGGGSKRCALMGDMLGEIAQDRKLAGVIIYGCARDTADLGTQEIGVMAIGSMPVKSIKRGEGQKDEVLHFGNVEWTPGHYVYADEDGVVVAPRQLV is encoded by the coding sequence ATGTCAGTTAAAACAGCAGACCTTTGCGATGACTTCATCGACGAACTGCAAGTATGCACAGTAGAGTTTAAATCCTACGGAAAGCACAAAAGATTCTCGGGGCCGATCTCGACAGTGAAAGTCTTTGAAGACAACGTACTCGTCAAAGAAGCACTGCAAACGATTCCACAAGGCCATGTATTGGTTGTAGACGGTGGAGGATCAAAGCGCTGCGCACTCATGGGGGACATGCTCGGCGAAATCGCACAAGACCGTAAACTTGCGGGCGTCATTATCTATGGCTGTGCACGCGACACAGCGGATCTTGGCACGCAGGAAATCGGTGTCATGGCGATCGGTAGCATGCCGGTCAAAAGTATCAAACGTGGCGAAGGACAAAAAGACGAGGTGCTTCATTTCGGAAATGTGGAATGGACACCAGGCCACTATGTCTACGCAGACGAAGATGGGGTAGTCGTTGCGCCTCGCCAACTAGTGTAA